Within Dysgonomonas sp. HDW5A, the genomic segment CCGGAAACGGTGAGTACGAGGGCTTTGTGGAAGCAGCTCAATGGAATAACTTTAAGTTCACTACCGAAATGAGTAGTACTTCGGGTATTACCTATGGATCGTCTCCGACTGACCTTTATGCTCTTGATTATAGTAAAGATCAATGGAATATATGGTTCGAAGAAGGAGGCTATTTCCTTATTAAAGCAAATACCAATACCATGAAGTGGAGTAAAACAGCAATCACAGGCTTTTATGTTACAGGCGAATTTAATGGATGGAATCCGACTGCCAATGCGATGACGTATGATTCTGCTAAAAAACGATGGACTATCACTTGTAATATTACCACTACTTTGTACGGTATCCAAATATTGGCAAATGGAGATTGGGCAATGGCATACGGCGATGATAATAAGAATGGAGAATTGACTCTCGGCGGAGCCAATATAGTAATCAATGAACCGGGTACTTATACCATTACTATGGATTTGAGCAATCCTGAAAAATATACTTATACAATAAAATGAAACCCCGGAGGGTGATTTTACGTAGAGTTACCCTCCTAATAGATAGAATTATGAAATTATCAATAAACAAAATAATAGTAGCACTCGGTTTATGTGCGTTGGTAGGATTTGTTTCTTGCAGTGACGATAACAACGGGTCGTCTATTCCCAACCCTTCAACCGATACTTTTGCTAAAGGAGCCGATGTAAGTTGGATTACCGAAATGGAAGCATCAGGTAAGAAATTCTATAATACAGCAGGAGCCGAAATGGAGGGGATGAAACTTCTGAAGAGTTTGGGTACAAATTCTATCCGTCTTCGAGTATGGGTAAATCCTGCGGATGGTTGGTGTGATACCGACGATCTTTTGGTAAAAGCATACAGAGCTAAAAATCTGGGCATGCGTATTATGGTCGATTTTCATTATAGCGATACGTGGGCAGACCCTTCGAAACAAACTAAGCCTGCTGCCTGGGTAGACTTGAGTTTTGATGATTTGAAAAAAGCGGTAACGGCTCATACAACCGAAGTTTTAAGCACCCTTAAAGAGAACGGAATAACTCCTGAATGGGTACAGGTTGGTAACGAAACAGGCAATGGCATGTTATGGAATGATGGCAAAGCCGATATAAATATGAAAGGATATGCCGAACTCACAAATGCGGGATATGATGCGGTGAAGGCAATTTTCCCCAATACCAAAGTAATTGTACACCTTCAAAACGGACAAGATAACGGTTTATTCAGATGGTTATTTGATGGACTGAAAGCAAACGGTGCTAAATGGGATGTTATAGGAATGTCTCTTTATCCGACTGCCGAAAACTGGAAAGATATGAATAACAGTTGCCTCGCTAATATGACAGATATGATAAGCAGATACGGTTCTGAAATTATGATTTGCGAAGTAGGTATGAGTTGGGATGAAGCCGAGGCTTCAAAAGAATTCCTCACGGATCTTATTGCTAAAACCAAATCATTACCTAACGATAAAGGATTGGGTGTATTCTATTGGGAACCTCAAGCCTATGGCGGTTGGCAGTCGTATACACTTGGTGCATTTGACGACGAAGGCAAGCCAACCATTGCATTAGACGCATTCCGCAATTGAAATATCTTATATCAATCCTGTAGGGTTTTATTGCATACGCCTTTGGTAAATTCTTCTTTCGGGTGTATGCAATACGCCTCTACAGCGTGATATTTTTGAAAAAATCACTAAACACAATATTATGAAGAAAATAACTTTATCCCTTTTAGTCTTATTTTGCGTTACGGTGCTACAGGCACAAACAGCAAGGGAAGAGTTTTTATTGGAAAAAAACTGGAAATTCAGTAAGGGAGATTATCCTGATGCCATACAAAATAATTTTAATGATAAAAGCTGGCAATCGGTTACAGTCCCTCACGATTGGGCTATATACGGACCTTTCGACCGCAAGCACGATTTACAGGAGGTAGCTGTCACTCAGAATGGAGAAACCAAAGCCACTATAAAAACAGGTCGTACAGGCGGACTGCCTTATGTAGGTATAGGCTGGTATCGAAATACATTCAATGTGGATCATTTCAAAAAAGGAGAAAAACGGGTTTCGCTTCTTTTCGATGGGGCAATGAGTGAAGCCAGAGTGTATGTAAATGGTAAAGAAGCATGCTTCTGGCCATTGGGATACAATTCGTTTCATTGCGATGTGACCGACTTGTTGAATGCCGATGGCAAAGACAATATTCTAGCGGTACGTTTAGAAAATAAGCCGCAATCGTCACGATGGTATCCCGGAGCAGGATTGTATCGAAATGTACATGTTGTTGTAACCGATGAGGTGCATGTACCTGTTTGGGGTACTTACATTACCACTCCTTTTGTATCGGAAGAATATGCTTCGGTTAAGTTGAAAACCGAAATCGAAAACTCCGATAATAATGATGTGCGAATAGTAACCGAGATATTGGATGCTGATAACAAAGTGGTAGCAACTAAGGATAATACTTTAAAAATCAATCATGGAAAACCTTTCGAGCAGAATTTTATAGTCAATAATCCTAATCTTTGGTCGCCCGAAACACCATATCTTTATAAAGTAGTTTCAACAGTTTATGTAAAAAATAATAAGGTCGATCAATATACAACACGTTTCGGAATCAGAGATATAAAACTGATTGCAGATAAAGGATTCTTTCTGAATGGTAAAAAACGAAAGTTTCAGGGAGTATGTAATCATCACGATTTAGGACCATTAGGTGCAGCTATCAATGTGGCAGCACTTCGTCGACAATTGACTATGCTTAAAGATATGGGTTGCGATGCCATCCGTACGGCACATAATATGCCTGCTCCCGAATTAGTTAAGCTTTGTGACGAAATGGGTTTCATGATGATGATAGAACCCTTTGACGAATGGGATATAGCCAAATGTGCCAATGGATATCATCGCTTTTTCGATGAGTGGGCAGAAAAAGACATGGTAAATATGATTCGTAACTATCGAAATAATGCAAGTGTGGTAATGTGGAGCATTGGAAATGAAGTACCTACACAATGTAGCCCCGAAGGTTATAAAGTAGCGTCATTTCTGCAAGATATCTGCCATCGTGAAGATCCTACCCGTCCTGTTACTTGTGGAATGGATCAGGTAACTTGTGTCCTTAATAATGGCTTTGCAGCCATGCTGGATGTTCCGGGATTTAATTATAGAGTACATCGTTATGAGGAAGCATACAATAAGTTGCCACAAAATCTGGTGCTTGGTACCGAAACATCATCAACCGTGAGTTCACGTGGAGTATACAAATTTCCGGTGGAGAAAAAAGCCAATGCTGTATATGACGACCATCAATCGTCGTCTTACGATTTCGAATATTGTGACTGGTCTAACTTGCCCGATGATGATTTAGCTTTGGCAGACGATCACGATTGGACTATGGGACAATTTGTATGGACAGGATTCGATTATTTGGGAGAACCTTCTCCTTATGATACAGACGCATGGCCTAACCATAGCTCGATGTTCGGAATAATAGATTTGGCAAGCATACCTAAGGACAGATATTATTTGTATAGAAGTATCTGGAACAAGAATGATAATACACTTCATATTCTGCCTCATTGGAATTGGGAAGGACGTGAAGGGCAAAAAACGCCTGTGTTTGTATATACTAATTATCCGAGTGCAGAATTATTTATCAATGGCAAAAGCTATGGTAAGCAAACCAAGAATGATTCTTCGGTACAAAGCCGTTATCGTTTGATGTGGATGGATGCTATTTATGAACCCGGTGAAGTAAAAGTGGTTGCTTATGATGCTCTGGGAAAAGCTGTAGAAGAAAAAACAATTCGTACGGCAGGTAAACCCCATCATATCGAACTGATTCCCGACAGAACCCAGTTATCAGCAGATGGAAAAGATCTGGCTTATATCAATGTTCGTGTAGTTGACAAAGACGGAAATCTATGTCCTAACGATCAGCGGTTAATAAAATTCTCGGTAACGGGAGATGGAAAGTACCGGGCTTCTGCAAATGGAGATCCTACCAGTCTCGATTTGTTTCATTTGCCTCAAATGCCTCTTTTCAATGGGCAATTGACTTCTATTGTTCAGGCAGGCGAAGAAGCAGGTGAGTTAGTATTTGAAGCACAAGCGAAGGGGCTAACGTCAGCCAAAATTACTATTAAAGTAGATTGAAGAAGATACAATAATTCAAAAACATCATAGTATTCAGGTATTCAATACTATGATGTTTTTTCGTTTTATGAAATCATGGTAATGGTTAAATCGCCATGAATGATACCTTTAACAGCGGTGAGTTCGTCGGCTAACTCTTTTAGAGCAGAAGCCTGACCTTTTAATGCAATTATTTCCATGCACATATCATGATCGAGGTGAATGTGTTGAGAACATAAAATTACATGATGAAACTTATGCTGTATCTCTGTTATTTTATCCAATAACTCCCTTTTGTGGTGGTCAAATGACAAAGTGATAGAGCCGCCTACAATCTTATCGGAATTTCTTCGGCTTTCGATCTCTACCTTCTTAATCAAATGGCGGATGGCTTGCGAACGGTTTGGAAATTTATTATCTTCTATGTAGTTATCTAATAAATCCAATACTTCTTTTTCTACGGATACTCCAAATCGAACTACTTTCATCTATCTTAGTTTTAATTAATAATGTGTCGCAAATGCAATAATTTAAACAAGTTGGTTAGCCAATTTCACCAAAAGGCAACATGAATTTTTTATTATCCCTCACAAATTCGATGAAGCTCATATTATATACTTTTTCCAATAAGTTAATGTTTGCTTCTGCCGGATTATTGGGTGTATGTATGCAGCCATCGTGTAAATAGCAAAAGTGATCGGCATACTGAAAGGCCAGAGTAGGGTTGTGCATAATGGCGACAACGGTGAAGTTATTTTCGGAGTATTCTTTCAGTTTTTCCATTAGATAATGCTGATAATATACATCCAAATGATTGGTGGGTTCATCTAAAAGTAAAATCTTAGGATTCTGCATTAGCAGACGACCAATCATTACTATCTGTTGCTCACCTCCTGATAACTGAGTGTATGGTTTATGCCTTAAGTGGGTGATCGATAAATCTTCCAGAATTCTGTGAGTCAGCTCACGGTCTTCTTTTTTAGGGGAAAAACCCGAAAAGGCGGTTCGCCCTGTCAGTAAAATTTCTTCTACCGTAAACGAAAAGACCGATTGGGTAAATTGTGGCAAAAAGCCTATCAAAGATGCTCTGTCTTTGAAACGAAGCTTGTTAACTTCCCTGCCGCAAATACTGATGCTTCCTTGGTAATCTTGCAACAATCCGGCTATGATTTTAAACAGGGTCGACTTTCCACCCCCGTTGATTCCCAGTAATACCGAAAACTTGTTTTCGGGAAATACAGCATTAACCTCTTTTAGTATGCATTTGTCTCCGTATGCGTAATGCAGGTTTTTTATTTGTATAGCATTCATTGTCAATTCCAATTCAATTTATTTTTTCGCATTAAAAAAACAAAGAAAGCACCGCCCAAAATTGTGGTGAAAATACCGATGGGTACCTCAAAAACAAATAAAGCGCGTGATAAGTTATCAATCAACAGAAGAAAACTACCACCCAGAAAAATATTTCCGGGGATAGACTTACTATTGTCGGAGCCCAATAACATCCTGACTATGTGAGGCAGGAACAAACCATAGAAGCTAATGATTCCCGCTACAGCAACGGTTGTAGTAGTCATCAATGTGGCACA encodes:
- a CDS encoding glycosyl hydrolase 53 family protein codes for the protein MKLSINKIIVALGLCALVGFVSCSDDNNGSSIPNPSTDTFAKGADVSWITEMEASGKKFYNTAGAEMEGMKLLKSLGTNSIRLRVWVNPADGWCDTDDLLVKAYRAKNLGMRIMVDFHYSDTWADPSKQTKPAAWVDLSFDDLKKAVTAHTTEVLSTLKENGITPEWVQVGNETGNGMLWNDGKADINMKGYAELTNAGYDAVKAIFPNTKVIVHLQNGQDNGLFRWLFDGLKANGAKWDVIGMSLYPTAENWKDMNNSCLANMTDMISRYGSEIMICEVGMSWDEAEASKEFLTDLIAKTKSLPNDKGLGVFYWEPQAYGGWQSYTLGAFDDEGKPTIALDAFRN
- a CDS encoding glycoside hydrolase family 2 TIM barrel-domain containing protein — protein: MKKITLSLLVLFCVTVLQAQTAREEFLLEKNWKFSKGDYPDAIQNNFNDKSWQSVTVPHDWAIYGPFDRKHDLQEVAVTQNGETKATIKTGRTGGLPYVGIGWYRNTFNVDHFKKGEKRVSLLFDGAMSEARVYVNGKEACFWPLGYNSFHCDVTDLLNADGKDNILAVRLENKPQSSRWYPGAGLYRNVHVVVTDEVHVPVWGTYITTPFVSEEYASVKLKTEIENSDNNDVRIVTEILDADNKVVATKDNTLKINHGKPFEQNFIVNNPNLWSPETPYLYKVVSTVYVKNNKVDQYTTRFGIRDIKLIADKGFFLNGKKRKFQGVCNHHDLGPLGAAINVAALRRQLTMLKDMGCDAIRTAHNMPAPELVKLCDEMGFMMMIEPFDEWDIAKCANGYHRFFDEWAEKDMVNMIRNYRNNASVVMWSIGNEVPTQCSPEGYKVASFLQDICHREDPTRPVTCGMDQVTCVLNNGFAAMLDVPGFNYRVHRYEEAYNKLPQNLVLGTETSSTVSSRGVYKFPVEKKANAVYDDHQSSSYDFEYCDWSNLPDDDLALADDHDWTMGQFVWTGFDYLGEPSPYDTDAWPNHSSMFGIIDLASIPKDRYYLYRSIWNKNDNTLHILPHWNWEGREGQKTPVFVYTNYPSAELFINGKSYGKQTKNDSSVQSRYRLMWMDAIYEPGEVKVVAYDALGKAVEEKTIRTAGKPHHIELIPDRTQLSADGKDLAYINVRVVDKDGNLCPNDQRLIKFSVTGDGKYRASANGDPTSLDLFHLPQMPLFNGQLTSIVQAGEEAGELVFEAQAKGLTSAKITIKVD
- the nikR gene encoding nickel-responsive transcriptional regulator NikR; the protein is MKVVRFGVSVEKEVLDLLDNYIEDNKFPNRSQAIRHLIKKVEIESRRNSDKIVGGSITLSFDHHKRELLDKITEIQHKFHHVILCSQHIHLDHDMCMEIIALKGQASALKELADELTAVKGIIHGDLTITMIS
- a CDS encoding ABC transporter ATP-binding protein; translation: MNAIQIKNLHYAYGDKCILKEVNAVFPENKFSVLLGINGGGKSTLFKIIAGLLQDYQGSISICGREVNKLRFKDRASLIGFLPQFTQSVFSFTVEEILLTGRTAFSGFSPKKEDRELTHRILEDLSITHLRHKPYTQLSGGEQQIVMIGRLLMQNPKILLLDEPTNHLDVYYQHYLMEKLKEYSENNFTVVAIMHNPTLAFQYADHFCYLHDGCIHTPNNPAEANINLLEKVYNMSFIEFVRDNKKFMLPFGEIG